One stretch of Bacillota bacterium DNA includes these proteins:
- a CDS encoding ABC transporter ATP-binding protein, with the protein MERLLEVRDLKTSFFTYVGEVQAVRGVSFHVDAGEAIALVGESGCGKSVTALSIMRLVPPPGVIGEGEVVFNGRDLLRLPEREMRDVRGNEIGMIFQDPMTSLNPVLTIKTQMVETLRLHQKLSSPAAGARAVELLRMVGIPSPERRIASYPHEFSGGMRQRAMIAMALSCNPKLLIADEPTTALDVTIQAQIITLMKELKRKLNTAIILITHDLGVVAGLTSRVIVMYAGKIVESGSVRDVYYNAQHPYTWGLLKSVPRLDEVSKQKLVPILGQPPDLIEPPTGCPFAPRCDHAMRICQEEPPAYVRVADGHQVACWLQHPMAPAHVRVRKGGVA; encoded by the coding sequence TTGGAGAGATTGCTGGAAGTAAGGGATCTCAAGACCTCGTTCTTCACCTATGTAGGCGAAGTCCAGGCTGTGAGGGGCGTCAGCTTTCACGTGGACGCCGGAGAAGCCATCGCCCTCGTGGGCGAGTCAGGATGCGGCAAGAGCGTAACCGCTCTCTCCATAATGCGGCTTGTGCCTCCGCCTGGAGTCATAGGGGAAGGGGAGGTCGTATTCAATGGGCGTGATCTGCTTAGGCTCCCGGAACGAGAGATGCGGGACGTCCGCGGCAACGAGATCGGCATGATATTCCAGGACCCAATGACTTCCTTGAACCCCGTGCTCACTATCAAGACGCAAATGGTGGAGACCCTACGGCTCCACCAGAAGCTCTCCAGCCCAGCGGCGGGCGCAAGAGCCGTGGAGCTTCTGAGGATGGTGGGGATTCCATCCCCCGAGAGACGGATTGCGTCCTACCCCCACGAATTCAGTGGGGGGATGAGGCAGCGTGCGATGATCGCAATGGCCCTGTCGTGCAACCCCAAACTCCTCATAGCGGACGAACCCACGACCGCCCTGGATGTCACCATCCAGGCGCAGATAATCACGCTCATGAAGGAGCTCAAGCGCAAGTTGAACACCGCCATCATCCTGATAACCCACGACCTCGGAGTTGTGGCCGGGCTCACCTCCCGGGTGATTGTGATGTATGCCGGCAAGATAGTGGAGTCGGGCAGTGTGCGCGACGTCTACTACAACGCACAGCACCCATATACCTGGGGCCTTCTCAAGTCCGTGCCCAGGCTCGACGAGGTGTCCAAACAAAAGCTCGTGCCGATACTCGGCCAGCCGCCGGACCTCATCGAGCCGCCCACCGGCTGCCCGTTCGCCCCCAGGTGCGACCACGCGATGAGGATATGTCAGGAGGAGCCACCGGCGTATGTCAGAGTGGCTGATGGGCACCAGGTGGCATGTTGGCTCCAGCACCCGATGGCCCCCGCCCACGTACGGGTGAGGAAAGGGGGCGTGGCGTGA
- the ispE gene encoding 4-(cytidine 5'-diphospho)-2-C-methyl-D-erythritol kinase — protein MEILARAKINLTLDIVGRRPDGYHDIESIMHQVALADEVSVNLVGRPGAGVEVVTDSPEVPGGSCNLAHRAASAFLSRVGARDGVSISIRKNIPAAAGLAGGSADAAAVLVALNSLLGSPLGDADLRAVGQAIGADVPFCIVGGAALARGTGEVLTPVPPLSGVPVVLVRPKVAVPTREVYRLWNAQPPRSLQEQERARHATQVLVEELGGVAGAGGAGQAMTGPHRNGSGPDMVKAKIKSVCSLLFNVLEVAAAQLSGEISAVRRGLLEAGACGACMTGSGPTVFGFFPSGDAAAGAAEVIRATRPECEIILTGTVAGQRPSILE, from the coding sequence ATGGAAATCCTCGCCCGGGCGAAGATCAACCTGACCCTGGATATCGTGGGTCGGCGGCCAGACGGGTATCACGACATCGAATCCATCATGCATCAGGTCGCCCTTGCCGATGAAGTCTCGGTGAACCTCGTAGGGCGCCCGGGGGCGGGCGTCGAGGTCGTGACGGACTCTCCCGAAGTGCCGGGGGGATCCTGCAATCTTGCCCACCGGGCTGCTTCAGCCTTTCTGTCCCGTGTGGGTGCCCGGGACGGTGTTTCCATTTCCATCAGGAAGAACATACCCGCGGCGGCTGGTCTCGCAGGTGGGAGCGCAGACGCTGCAGCGGTGCTGGTGGCGCTGAACAGCCTTCTCGGTTCTCCGCTAGGTGACGCCGATCTCAGAGCTGTCGGGCAGGCCATCGGAGCGGACGTCCCGTTCTGCATCGTGGGTGGGGCGGCGCTGGCGAGAGGCACCGGCGAGGTCCTTACCCCGGTTCCGCCGCTTTCGGGGGTGCCTGTTGTGCTGGTGAGGCCGAAGGTGGCAGTACCTACTCGCGAAGTATACCGGCTGTGGAACGCCCAGCCCCCCAGGTCCCTCCAGGAACAGGAGCGCGCTCGCCACGCAACCCAGGTTCTGGTTGAGGAACTCGGAGGGGTTGCTGGGGCGGGTGGTGCCGGCCAGGCGATGACCGGGCCTCATCGGAATGGGTCCGGGCCCGACATGGTCAAGGCGAAGATCAAATCGGTGTGCTCTTTGCTCTTCAACGTATTGGAAGTGGCAGCTGCCCAGTTGTCAGGCGAGATCTCTGCGGTCCGCCGGGGACTGCTCGAGGCGGGAGCGTGTGGGGCCTGTATGACCGGAAGCGGGCCGACTGTGTTTGGGTTTTTCCCATCTGGGGACGCCGCAGCCGGGGCTGCTGAAGTCATCCGCGCCACAAGACCGGAGTGTGAGATAATACTGACTGGGACGGTTGCAGGGCAACGGCCCTCAATCCTCGAATGA
- a CDS encoding ABC transporter permease: protein MEFSHDLFAPVAKDIEKAEALVRPSVTYWQDAWRRLKQNRMAMAGLAVITFIFLTAVFGPMLSPYSYSDQSLLDQNQFISRAHWLGTDDLGRDLLTRIMYGARISLAVGILASLINLTVGVIYGGISGFYGGQVDNVMMRIVEILYAIPLLLYVILLMVILKPGLQNILIALGAVYWLGMARIVRGQILSLKEQDFVLAARTLGASRWRILFRHLIPNSMGPIIVTATLNIPGAIFTEAFLSFIGLGVNAPMASWGVLASDALSGFRSYPWQLFFPAAAISVTMFAFNFLGDGLRDALDPKQRK from the coding sequence GTGGAGTTCTCACATGACCTTTTTGCGCCGGTAGCGAAGGACATCGAGAAGGCGGAGGCCCTCGTCCGGCCCAGCGTTACCTACTGGCAGGATGCCTGGCGGAGACTGAAACAGAACCGGATGGCCATGGCGGGACTGGCTGTGATCACGTTCATCTTTCTGACAGCGGTGTTCGGGCCCATGCTTTCGCCTTACAGTTATTCTGATCAGAGCCTTCTGGACCAGAACCAGTTCATCAGCCGTGCGCACTGGCTCGGCACCGATGACTTGGGCCGCGACCTCTTGACGCGCATCATGTACGGTGCGCGCATATCCCTCGCCGTTGGTATCCTGGCTAGTCTCATCAATCTGACGGTGGGTGTCATCTACGGTGGGATCTCCGGGTTCTACGGCGGGCAAGTGGACAACGTCATGATGCGGATTGTAGAGATACTTTACGCTATCCCGCTTCTGCTCTACGTAATCCTCCTAATGGTTATCCTGAAGCCCGGACTTCAGAACATCCTGATCGCCCTGGGTGCGGTCTACTGGTTGGGAATGGCCAGAATCGTCCGAGGGCAGATACTCTCCCTCAAGGAGCAGGACTTTGTCCTAGCTGCGAGGACACTGGGGGCGAGCAGGTGGCGCATTCTCTTCCGCCACCTCATCCCGAACTCCATGGGCCCCATAATCGTCACTGCGACACTCAACATCCCGGGGGCCATCTTCACCGAGGCATTCTTGAGCTTCATCGGGCTAGGCGTGAACGCGCCGATGGCGTCCTGGGGGGTGCTGGCCTCTGATGCCCTGAGCGGGTTCAGGTCGTACCCATGGCAACTCTTCTTCCCGGCGGCCGCGATCAGCGTGACGATGTTCGCCTTCAATTTCCTGGGGGATGGACTCAGAGACGCCCTGGATCCCAAGCAGCGCAAGTAA
- a CDS encoding GntR family transcriptional regulator, which translates to MDERNEQAIRLKLDNYKPLREIVFEGLREAIISGRLAPGERLMETQLAEEMGVSRTPVREAIRKLELEGFVVMMPRKGAYVAGLSLKEISDVFEIRGALEELAAELAAERITDEELEELEALLLEIGRRMEKNDLDAVVKADVEFHDVLFRGARNTRLSQMVSYLREQIHRYRTTSLSYPGRMKKALEEHRKIVQALSQRDPDLARQAAREHMDSAEKSLMDAMKKEIKDRGK; encoded by the coding sequence ATGGATGAGCGAAACGAACAGGCGATTCGGCTCAAGCTGGACAACTACAAGCCGCTTCGGGAGATAGTCTTCGAGGGGTTGCGCGAAGCGATCATCTCCGGGCGACTCGCGCCGGGCGAGAGGCTCATGGAGACGCAGTTGGCCGAGGAGATGGGGGTGAGCCGGACTCCGGTCCGAGAAGCCATTCGAAAGCTCGAACTCGAGGGGTTCGTAGTCATGATGCCCAGGAAAGGAGCATACGTTGCCGGGCTTTCCCTCAAGGAGATCTCAGACGTATTCGAGATCCGCGGCGCCTTGGAGGAACTCGCTGCTGAGCTCGCGGCTGAGCGGATCACCGATGAGGAACTCGAGGAACTCGAAGCGTTGCTCCTGGAGATTGGGCGAAGGATGGAAAAGAACGACCTGGACGCAGTGGTCAAGGCGGATGTGGAATTCCACGACGTTTTGTTCCGAGGGGCGAGGAACACCCGGCTTTCACAGATGGTCAGCTACCTCCGGGAGCAGATCCACAGGTACAGGACTACGTCACTTTCCTATCCCGGCAGGATGAAGAAAGCCCTCGAAGAGCATAGAAAGATAGTGCAGGCTCTCTCCCAGAGAGATCCGGACCTCGCCCGACAGGCCGCGAGAGAGCACATGGACAGTG
- a CDS encoding D-alanyl-D-alanine carboxypeptidase: protein MSSSKNNTSRGITATALLIAFLSILLHLVPGLSVAYASRAAAPDINARSAVLLDAETGQVLYSKNPDEKVAPASITKIMTVLLVVEHVAEGRISLDDIVTVSAAASLMGGSQVYLRHNEKVPVRELLAAAAIRSANDACFALAEYVAGNVDDFVALMNKRASELGMENTHFANPEGLDNPDHYTTTRDIAVMAREAVRHPEILGWTSTWIGKMRGGTYDLFNTNRLIVSYEGADGLKTGYTDQAGYCLAGTAKREDTRLIAVVMGAGSEKERVSETAKLLDYGFGCLERVQVVEAGAEVGTVNVPSAARREVPVAAQASISALVSKGTAAQVAVRIEPIKEELKAPIKKGQTVGQIVAVDAYGERIGITPAVAAEDVPRASLIVRFFRAIARLFSSLFRMG, encoded by the coding sequence GTGTCGTCTTCGAAGAACAACACAAGTCGCGGAATTACAGCAACGGCCTTATTGATCGCCTTCTTGTCGATCCTCCTCCACCTCGTGCCAGGCCTGTCTGTGGCATACGCCTCTCGGGCGGCGGCGCCGGATATCAATGCCAGATCCGCAGTACTACTGGACGCGGAGACTGGCCAGGTTCTCTACTCGAAGAACCCGGACGAGAAGGTCGCACCAGCCAGCATAACCAAGATAATGACTGTGCTGCTGGTGGTGGAACACGTCGCAGAAGGCCGGATCTCGTTGGACGATATCGTCACCGTGAGTGCGGCTGCGTCGCTCATGGGGGGCTCGCAGGTGTACCTGCGCCACAACGAGAAAGTCCCAGTCCGCGAACTGCTCGCAGCTGCCGCCATCAGGTCCGCCAATGATGCGTGTTTCGCCTTGGCCGAATACGTCGCAGGGAACGTGGACGACTTCGTCGCTCTGATGAACAAGCGCGCTTCGGAACTGGGCATGGAGAACACACATTTCGCGAACCCCGAAGGCCTCGACAACCCAGATCACTACACAACCACCCGGGACATCGCTGTGATGGCGCGGGAGGCGGTCCGCCACCCCGAGATCCTTGGATGGACGAGCACCTGGATAGGGAAGATGCGCGGGGGAACGTATGACCTGTTCAATACTAACCGGTTGATAGTGTCGTATGAAGGCGCGGACGGGCTGAAGACCGGGTACACCGATCAGGCGGGTTACTGCCTTGCGGGGACGGCGAAGAGAGAAGACACCCGGCTCATCGCGGTGGTCATGGGAGCGGGATCCGAGAAGGAGCGCGTGTCTGAGACCGCCAAGCTGCTGGACTACGGGTTCGGATGCCTGGAGCGGGTGCAGGTCGTGGAGGCCGGGGCTGAAGTGGGGACGGTCAACGTCCCGTCCGCGGCTCGACGCGAAGTCCCCGTTGCTGCACAGGCGTCCATCTCGGCCCTCGTCTCCAAGGGGACAGCAGCACAAGTGGCGGTGCGGATCGAGCCTATCAAGGAGGAACTTAAGGCTCCGATCAAGAAAGGACAAACTGTCGGGCAAATCGTGGCAGTGGATGCCTACGGGGAGCGGATCGGGATCACACCGGCGGTTGCTGCGGAAGATGTCCCGCGGGCCAGCCTCATCGTCCGCTTCTTTAGGGCCATCGCCAGGTTGTTTTCGAGTCTATTCCGGATGGGGTAG
- a CDS encoding ATP-binding cassette domain-containing protein has product MAALVQVKNLKKYFTIGGGLFRGRRATLKAVDDISFEIEKGETLGLVGESGCGKTTAGRTIARLYEPTGGEVIFDGVSVFDLSEQEMLAVRRKMQMIFQDPYASLDPRMTAGDIIGESIDIHGLARGKARTEMIGELLATVGLNPEHVNRFPHEFSGGQRQRIGVARALAVDPSFIICDEPISALDVSIQAQIINMLEELQEKRGLTYLFIAHDLSMVKHTSRRVAVMYLGKIVELADSRSLYKNPQHPYTKALLSAIPIPDPDVEARRQPVILEGDVPSPIDPPPGCRFRTRCAYAMPRCGEEDPALLNMGGHYVACHLIG; this is encoded by the coding sequence ATGGCGGCCCTGGTTCAGGTGAAGAACCTCAAGAAGTACTTCACCATCGGCGGTGGGTTGTTCAGAGGGCGTCGGGCAACGCTCAAAGCCGTGGACGACATAAGTTTCGAGATTGAGAAAGGAGAGACGCTTGGGCTAGTCGGGGAGAGTGGATGTGGAAAGACCACTGCCGGCCGGACGATAGCCAGGCTCTACGAGCCCACAGGCGGAGAAGTGATATTCGACGGTGTGTCGGTTTTTGATCTATCCGAGCAGGAGATGCTCGCAGTTCGACGAAAGATGCAGATGATCTTCCAGGACCCTTATGCGTCACTGGATCCCAGGATGACGGCGGGCGACATCATCGGGGAGTCCATAGACATCCACGGGCTTGCCAGGGGGAAGGCCAGGACGGAGATGATCGGGGAGCTCCTGGCCACTGTGGGGCTCAACCCGGAGCACGTCAACAGGTTCCCGCATGAGTTCAGTGGAGGGCAACGACAGAGGATCGGGGTGGCGAGGGCACTCGCGGTAGATCCGAGTTTCATAATCTGCGATGAACCCATCTCGGCTCTCGACGTGTCGATCCAGGCCCAGATCATCAACATGTTGGAGGAGTTGCAGGAGAAGCGAGGGTTAACCTACCTGTTCATTGCCCACGACTTGTCTATGGTTAAACATACGAGCCGCCGTGTCGCAGTGATGTACCTGGGCAAGATAGTGGAGCTTGCGGATAGCCGGAGTCTATACAAGAACCCCCAGCACCCGTACACCAAGGCACTCCTGTCTGCGATTCCCATCCCCGATCCTGACGTGGAGGCGCGGCGGCAGCCTGTTATCCTCGAAGGGGATGTCCCGAGCCCGATCGATCCTCCTCCGGGATGCAGGTTCAGGACCAGGTGCGCATATGCCATGCCCAGATGTGGAGAGGAAGATCCCGCCCTTCTCAATATGGGGGGGCACTACGTCGCCTGTCACCTGATCGGGTAG